A genomic segment from Microbacterium sp. SORGH_AS_0428 encodes:
- a CDS encoding ATP-grasp domain-containing protein, with product MTKLRQRRIAVIGGGANDEHDVSLASAAAVARAARELGDDVCELTIERGGQWRGAAGSLTPADAVRLLDGCDVVFPALHGVNGEDGAIAGLLTMLGVPFAGSPVRAGALAMDKWAMKLVAGALGVTTAPGILIEPGDEVTAVPLAAPFVVKPTSGGSSNGVSLVSDAADLAVAIERARCAGNSVLVEPFITGREVDIAVFRGPSGALRVGEPLEIAVAERALFDHAAKYDGSAPFIIPARVTSDELEGLERDAVRLYDALGCAGVARFDFFVTGRGVVLNEVNTTPGLTEHSQVPRMFAAVGLGYTALIDQLLQAAVAR from the coding sequence ATGACGAAACTCCGGCAGCGAAGGATCGCGGTCATCGGTGGCGGAGCGAACGACGAGCACGATGTGTCGCTCGCATCGGCCGCCGCGGTGGCGCGGGCGGCGAGAGAGCTCGGCGACGACGTCTGCGAGCTGACCATCGAGCGCGGCGGGCAGTGGCGCGGCGCCGCCGGATCTCTCACGCCCGCCGACGCCGTGCGTCTTCTCGACGGCTGCGACGTCGTCTTCCCGGCGCTGCACGGCGTGAACGGCGAGGATGGTGCGATCGCCGGCCTTCTGACCATGCTGGGCGTCCCGTTCGCGGGCTCGCCGGTGCGGGCCGGAGCATTGGCGATGGACAAGTGGGCGATGAAGCTCGTCGCAGGTGCGCTGGGAGTGACGACGGCGCCGGGGATCCTGATCGAGCCCGGTGATGAGGTGACCGCTGTTCCCCTCGCCGCGCCCTTCGTGGTGAAGCCGACGTCGGGCGGCTCGAGCAACGGCGTCTCCCTGGTCTCGGACGCGGCGGACCTGGCCGTGGCCATCGAACGAGCGCGCTGCGCCGGCAACAGCGTGCTGGTCGAGCCCTTCATCACCGGGCGAGAGGTGGACATCGCGGTCTTCCGCGGCCCCTCGGGCGCATTGCGGGTCGGTGAGCCGTTGGAGATCGCCGTCGCGGAGCGGGCCCTGTTCGATCACGCTGCCAAGTACGACGGCAGCGCACCGTTCATCATCCCCGCGCGTGTGACGTCGGACGAGCTGGAGGGCTTGGAGCGGGATGCGGTGCGTCTCTACGACGCGCTCGGATGCGCCGGCGTCGCGCGCTTCGACTTCTTCGTCACCGGGCGAGGCGTCGTGCTCAACGAGGTGAACACCACGCCGGGCCTGACCGAGCACTCGCAGGTGCCGCGCATGTTCGCGGCCGTCGGGCTCGGTTACACGGCCCTCATCGATCAGCTGCTGCAGGCTGCCGTGGCGCGGTGA
- the alr gene encoding alanine racemase, which produces MPYASRPRADAVISTPELSVDEDAIRANARYFTRLTRGRLMAVLKADAFGHGPVASAVVEEGATSLGVASIDEALALRRSGVDVPVLSWLNPIGADFLSAVSERVDLGVASADALHATVRAAHRLGRRARLHLHADLGMTRDGAPASEWRSLCELARTAERQGHVQIVGIMGHMSCADRPDHPQNLRERLRFDAAVRSARHRGLAPAVTHLAATAATITGVGGDHDLHRIGAGLYGIDPSRTSRELRFALALRAPVISARRVGADVGVGYGARFTTDRPTHLALLPLGYADGLPRAASHRAEVFVRGRRRPIVGLISMDMAVIDTGDDVLNPGETVTIFGPGDQGEPTVADWARWSDTIEHEIVTRIGARVSRVTRRTHIERTPE; this is translated from the coding sequence GTGCCGTACGCCTCCCGACCCCGCGCTGATGCGGTCATCTCGACGCCGGAGCTGAGCGTGGACGAGGACGCGATTCGAGCCAACGCGCGGTACTTCACCCGTCTGACCCGCGGCCGGCTGATGGCGGTGCTGAAGGCAGACGCGTTCGGGCACGGTCCTGTCGCGTCTGCGGTGGTCGAGGAGGGTGCGACCTCGCTCGGGGTTGCGTCGATCGACGAGGCACTCGCCCTCCGACGCAGCGGTGTCGACGTCCCGGTCCTGAGTTGGCTGAATCCGATCGGCGCCGACTTCCTGTCGGCCGTCTCGGAGCGCGTAGACCTCGGTGTCGCCAGCGCGGACGCGTTGCACGCCACCGTCCGCGCCGCGCATCGCCTCGGTCGTCGGGCCCGTCTGCACCTGCATGCCGATCTGGGCATGACTCGTGACGGCGCACCCGCATCCGAGTGGCGGAGCCTCTGCGAACTCGCTCGGACGGCGGAGCGGCAGGGGCATGTGCAGATCGTCGGGATCATGGGGCACATGTCGTGCGCCGACCGCCCCGACCACCCGCAGAACCTCCGCGAGCGGCTGCGCTTCGATGCGGCCGTCCGGAGCGCGCGCCATCGAGGGCTCGCGCCAGCCGTCACCCACCTCGCGGCGACGGCCGCGACGATCACGGGAGTCGGTGGCGATCACGATCTCCATCGCATCGGAGCGGGCCTGTACGGGATCGACCCCTCCCGGACCTCGCGCGAGCTGCGCTTCGCCCTCGCCCTCCGCGCTCCGGTCATCAGCGCGCGTCGAGTGGGCGCGGATGTCGGTGTCGGCTACGGCGCTCGCTTCACCACAGACCGACCCACCCACCTGGCCCTGCTCCCGCTGGGATATGCGGACGGGTTGCCCCGCGCCGCCTCCCACCGGGCGGAGGTCTTCGTGCGGGGTCGCCGTCGTCCGATCGTCGGCTTGATCTCCATGGACATGGCGGTCATCGACACCGGCGACGACGTTCTGAACCCGGGGGAGACCGTGACGATCTTCGGCCCCGGCGACCAGGGGGAGCCCACCGTGGCCGACTGGGCGAGATGGTCGGACACCATCGAGCACGAGATCGTCACCCGGATCGGTGCACGCGTCTCCCGCGTGACGCGCCGGACACACATCGAGAGGACCCCTGAATGA
- a CDS encoding histidine ammonia-lyase: MDVAFPSGSIMVRTAADEVVILHICDVCGAVVAEAEDTDLAFHKRWHRITGSGSWIDPSTGRLHGSGNTAPPGGSPS; this comes from the coding sequence ATGGACGTCGCATTCCCGTCGGGATCGATCATGGTGAGGACCGCAGCAGACGAGGTCGTGATCCTGCACATCTGCGATGTGTGCGGTGCCGTCGTCGCGGAAGCAGAGGACACCGACCTGGCATTCCACAAGCGCTGGCACAGGATCACCGGCTCCGGAAGCTGGATCGACCCGTCGACCGGCCGACTCCACGGCTCCGGCAACACCGCCCCGCCGGGCGGGTCGCCGAGTTGA
- a CDS encoding DMT family transporter gives MLSAEVILNDVANDLVGVFRDPGILIGIPIALLGAVFMSLGAQYQHRGVVKVERLANASGASGLSGGQLLQLLRRPSWVAGTVMLGLGITCQLTALAFAPLILVQPLGAVSLVITTLLNARISGHKPTKASVRSIIACVGGILIFVTIAAFVATEQPISQSELLTILGLLAVVVVLTALSWWLWMRKHARPLFYIVAAGVLYAFVATLAKVVIKNIQEGDFGWLSILCIVGLLVAVTLGAYFVQTAYSVGPPDLVIAGLTVIDPIVAVVIGLVILQEAATAGAWAIAGFVVAGLIAVYGVFSLTRNHPQVISDSQELPLQRGSRGDTAPPR, from the coding sequence GTGCTCTCAGCGGAAGTGATCCTGAACGATGTCGCCAACGACCTCGTCGGCGTCTTCCGTGACCCGGGCATCCTCATCGGCATCCCGATCGCACTGCTCGGTGCGGTGTTCATGTCGCTCGGCGCGCAGTATCAGCATCGAGGCGTCGTCAAGGTCGAGCGCCTCGCGAACGCATCGGGCGCGAGCGGGCTGAGCGGAGGTCAGCTCCTCCAGCTCTTGAGGCGGCCCTCATGGGTCGCCGGAACGGTGATGCTCGGCTTGGGTATCACCTGCCAGCTGACAGCTCTCGCCTTCGCGCCGCTGATCCTGGTGCAGCCTCTCGGGGCGGTGTCGCTGGTGATCACGACGCTGCTGAACGCTCGGATCTCCGGACACAAGCCGACCAAGGCGTCGGTGCGCTCGATCATCGCGTGCGTGGGTGGCATCCTCATCTTCGTCACCATCGCCGCGTTCGTCGCCACCGAGCAGCCCATCTCGCAGTCGGAGCTCTTGACGATCCTGGGACTGCTCGCGGTCGTGGTCGTCCTGACCGCCCTCTCCTGGTGGCTGTGGATGCGCAAGCATGCGCGTCCGCTCTTCTACATCGTCGCGGCGGGGGTGCTCTACGCGTTCGTCGCCACCCTCGCGAAGGTCGTGATCAAGAACATCCAGGAAGGCGACTTCGGGTGGCTCTCGATCCTGTGCATCGTGGGTCTGCTCGTCGCGGTCACGCTCGGGGCGTACTTCGTGCAGACCGCGTACTCGGTGGGGCCGCCCGACCTGGTCATCGCGGGTCTCACGGTGATAGATCCCATCGTCGCCGTCGTGATCGGCCTCGTCATCCTCCAGGAAGCGGCCACCGCGGGTGCCTGGGCCATCGCGGGATTCGTCGTTGCCGGGCTCATCGCGGTCTACGGCGTGTTCTCGCTCACCCGAAACCACCCGCAGGTCATCAGCGACAGCCAGGAGCTGCCATTGCAGCGAGGCAGCCGCGGCGACACGGCGCCGCCGCGATAG
- the def gene encoding peptide deformylase, protein MAVLPIRIMGDPVLHSPAAPVEEVTDEIRTLVADMYETMDAAPGVGLAAPQVGVGLRIFTYTYQDDEGAEWRGEIINPELWMTPLIPGDPDEDEESEGCLSFPGERFPLRRSEHVRVTGTDLEGRPVSIDVEGWRARILQHEFDHLDGILYIDRLSDSDWKTTQKIARKRGWGRPGASWLPGVDDLEG, encoded by the coding sequence GTGGCTGTCCTTCCGATTCGCATCATGGGCGATCCCGTCCTCCACTCCCCCGCCGCCCCCGTCGAGGAGGTGACCGACGAGATCCGCACCCTGGTCGCCGACATGTACGAGACCATGGATGCCGCGCCCGGCGTCGGTCTCGCCGCGCCCCAGGTCGGTGTGGGCCTGCGGATCTTCACCTACACGTATCAGGACGACGAGGGCGCCGAGTGGCGCGGCGAGATCATCAACCCGGAGCTGTGGATGACGCCGCTCATCCCCGGCGATCCCGACGAGGACGAGGAGTCCGAGGGCTGCCTCTCGTTCCCGGGCGAGCGATTCCCGCTGCGTCGTTCGGAACACGTCCGCGTGACGGGAACGGACCTCGAGGGCCGTCCGGTGTCGATCGATGTCGAAGGCTGGCGCGCCCGCATCCTGCAGCACGAGTTCGATCACCTCGACGGCATCCTCTACATCGATCGCCTCAGCGACTCGGACTGGAAGACGACGCAGAAGATCGCCCGCAAGCGCGGATGGGGACGCCCGGGAGCGTCCTGGCTCCCGGGCGTCGACGACCTCGAAGGCTGA
- a CDS encoding SPFH domain-containing protein, which translates to MDIAALGAMGLLAIVGGIVLVVVLVIVLILIRAWYRVAKADEALVIVGKKQRSTSGDSRITVITGGGAIVNPLTQRGEMISLRARQIKMEPTAQSSNGVTVNVSGVALVKIGSDPESVRRAAERFASQDKAIEQFTTEQLEGALRGVVATLTVEELMRDRQRLSDQIAEGIKSDLSSQGLILDSFQIQGITDQNGYISALGATEVERVKREAEVAKINAEREIRARQIATQEANLIEQTALDKNTAAAQAEVGRANAEAEQAEALARAERQQAVLLQEAENKQARLDADIKKVADANLYERERAADADAYAKVKAAQAQAQIAEQDAAATRLRANAEADAVRAEGEARAAAIEAEAEALSRNQQALLAQRALEALVPMMAEFAKGYDKVGSVTVLGGEGASSHLAAESAQGLRATFDAVKVATGLDLAEIIQGRVVGQAMGEQLQAATQAQHTPPAPPAAGTSSDGA; encoded by the coding sequence ATGGATATCGCCGCACTCGGAGCAATGGGGCTGCTGGCCATCGTCGGCGGGATCGTGCTCGTCGTCGTCCTGGTGATCGTGCTGATCCTGATCCGCGCCTGGTACCGGGTGGCGAAGGCCGACGAGGCTCTCGTGATCGTGGGTAAGAAGCAGCGCAGCACCAGCGGAGACTCTCGCATCACGGTGATCACCGGCGGCGGTGCGATCGTGAACCCGCTCACCCAGCGCGGTGAGATGATCTCCCTCCGCGCGCGTCAGATCAAGATGGAGCCGACGGCGCAGTCCTCCAACGGCGTCACCGTCAACGTGAGCGGTGTCGCGCTCGTCAAGATCGGTTCCGACCCGGAATCCGTCCGCCGCGCGGCCGAGCGCTTCGCCTCGCAGGACAAGGCGATCGAGCAGTTCACGACCGAACAGCTCGAAGGCGCCCTCCGCGGCGTCGTCGCGACATTGACGGTCGAAGAGCTCATGCGCGATCGCCAGCGCCTCTCGGACCAGATCGCCGAAGGCATCAAGAGCGATCTGTCGTCGCAGGGGCTGATCCTCGACTCGTTCCAGATTCAGGGCATCACCGATCAGAACGGCTACATCTCCGCTCTGGGCGCGACCGAGGTGGAGCGCGTGAAGCGCGAGGCTGAAGTCGCCAAGATCAACGCGGAGCGCGAGATTCGGGCGCGTCAGATCGCCACACAGGAGGCGAACCTGATCGAGCAGACCGCGCTCGACAAGAACACGGCGGCCGCACAGGCGGAGGTCGGCCGCGCCAACGCCGAGGCCGAGCAGGCCGAGGCCCTTGCCCGCGCCGAGCGTCAGCAGGCGGTGCTGCTCCAGGAGGCCGAGAACAAGCAGGCCCGACTGGATGCCGACATCAAGAAGGTCGCCGACGCCAACCTCTACGAGCGCGAGCGCGCAGCCGATGCCGACGCGTACGCCAAGGTCAAGGCGGCGCAGGCCCAGGCGCAGATCGCCGAGCAGGATGCGGCCGCGACGCGCCTTCGTGCGAACGCCGAAGCCGACGCCGTCCGGGCCGAGGGTGAGGCGCGCGCTGCGGCGATCGAGGCGGAGGCCGAGGCTCTCAGCCGCAACCAGCAGGCACTGCTCGCGCAGCGCGCTCTCGAGGCGCTCGTCCCGATGATGGCCGAGTTCGCGAAGGGATACGACAAGGTCGGTTCGGTCACGGTCCTCGGCGGAGAGGGCGCCAGCAGTCACCTCGCGGCGGAGTCCGCGCAGGGTCTGCGCGCCACCTTCGACGCGGTGAAGGTCGCAACGGGCCTCGACCTCGCTGAGATCATCCAGGGCCGTGTCGTCGGACAGGCCATGGGGGAGCAGCTTCAGGCGGCCACCCAGGCTCAGCACACCCCGCCCGCACCGCCGGCAGCCGGGACGTCGTCCGACGGAGCTTGA